AAGAGTGGAAAAAGGCTGGGCTCCGCGTAATCCCAAGCGGAATAAAAAGTAACGGTGGCTTTTTGGAACACCGTATCCTCCCTGGCTCGTCTGGATTTTTCTTAGAAGGATAGGCTGCCATTGGAGAGCCTTTCTCATCATATATTCATGATTCTGCTATATTTTTCTCATAAGTTCACGATAGGATAAAATTGGAATTATTATGAGATAGGACGGGGAAGAGTATGTCAAAGCAAAGGGTTTTGATTATTGAGGATGACCCAAATATTGTCCGATTTCTGGAGCTTGAACTTCGGCATGAAGGGTATCTGGTGGAAAAGGAATACGATGGGCTGTTTGGCCTGCGACGGGCAAAAAATGAATTGTTCGATTTGATCTTGCTGGACATTATGATTCCGGCGATCAACGGACTGGAGGTTCTGCGGCAGCTGCGCCCGGAATGCCAGACGCCGGTGATCCTGTTGACCGCGCGGGATTCGGTGATGGACAAGGTACACGGGCTTGACGAAGGAGCGGCGGACTATGTGACAAAGCCCTTCGCAATTGAGGAACTGCTGGCCCGTATGCGGGCGGTGCTTCGACCGATGGCCTTACAGAAAAGCGAGGCAGTGGTTGAAACTGAAAGCCTGATCATCAACAAAAATAGTCGCGAGGTATTTTGTTGCGGCGAGCCTGTTTCCCTCACCCGGCGGGAATTTGATTTACTGGCTTACCTGGTGGAACACCGAAATATGGTGTGTTCGCGCGATTTGCTGATGGAGCAGGTGTGGGGATACGATTTTCGGGGTCAGACCAATTTGGTGGATGTTTATATCCGATATCTGCGCACCAAAATTGATTATCGCTTCCATAAGGAGTTTATCCATACGATTCGTGGGGTGGGGTATATTATACGGCTATGAAAAAAGACGATTTGCCTTTTAATAAGCGGAAGATTGCTTTCCGAGGTGTAAAGAAATCGGTCTGCTCTTGTTTATCTTTACTGAAAAAATGGAAAGAGTCTATCGTTTTTAAAACGGCGATGGTCTATATTATCATATTCGGAATTGTTCTGGTCATTGCTGCCTCTGTTATGAGTGCTGCCTTTGTATCGTATTCCGCGCATTCTGAAGAGCTGGAGCGGACAATGTCCTTTGTGGTCAGCAGGCTGGAGGTTCCTCAGGATAAGCAGTTTGACTTTGAAGAGTTTGCACAGTTCAGCAAGACCATGATTGAAATTTCAGACGTTCGCACACGCGAAGTGGTACGCTTCGGCGAAGAAATTCAGAATGTACGCGAAAAAATGCAGACGGTGCGGCGGGTGGACCGCCCGGACCGTCACTTGATGATTAAGGTGGTAAGCACGGAATATGTCAACACGCCGTTTGAGGGCGGAGTAGGCGTTGCGTATGCGTTTGCCCTAGCCGGCCTGCTGATTGCGGCGGTTCTGCTTGGCTCTCTCAGCACGAAGAAGCTGCTTCATCCCGTATATGTAATGACCCAAACCGCTCGCTCCATTACCGCGAACGATCTGAGTGTGCGAATCGACGGTGGAAACTCGAACGATGAGCTTGATGAGCTGGCCAGAACTTTCAACGAGATGCTTGATCGTCTGGAAGAGGCCTACCGCAAACAAAACCGCTTTGTTTCAGATGCTTCGCATGAGCTGCGCACGCCTCTTTCCGTTATTTCCGGCTATGCGAATCTGCTGCGCCGCTGGGGCAGCGAGGACCCCGCCATACTCGAAGAATCCGTAACGAAAATTATTGAAGAAACGGATAACATGCAGCAGCTCGTGGAGCGCCTGCTGTTTTTGGCCCGGGTGGATCAGCAGACGCAGCAAACGGCCCCCGAGCTGTTCGATGCCAGTG
Above is a window of Faecalispora anaeroviscerum DNA encoding:
- a CDS encoding response regulator transcription factor yields the protein MSKQRVLIIEDDPNIVRFLELELRHEGYLVEKEYDGLFGLRRAKNELFDLILLDIMIPAINGLEVLRQLRPECQTPVILLTARDSVMDKVHGLDEGAADYVTKPFAIEELLARMRAVLRPMALQKSEAVVETESLIINKNSREVFCCGEPVSLTRREFDLLAYLVEHRNMVCSRDLLMEQVWGYDFRGQTNLVDVYIRYLRTKIDYRFHKEFIHTIRGVGYIIRL
- a CDS encoding sensor histidine kinase codes for the protein MKKDDLPFNKRKIAFRGVKKSVCSCLSLLKKWKESIVFKTAMVYIIIFGIVLVIAASVMSAAFVSYSAHSEELERTMSFVVSRLEVPQDKQFDFEEFAQFSKTMIEISDVRTREVVRFGEEIQNVREKMQTVRRVDRPDRHLMIKVVSTEYVNTPFEGGVGVAYAFALAGLLIAAVLLGSLSTKKLLHPVYVMTQTARSITANDLSVRIDGGNSNDELDELARTFNEMLDRLEEAYRKQNRFVSDASHELRTPLSVISGYANLLRRWGSEDPAILEESVTKIIEETDNMQQLVERLLFLARVDQQTQQTAPELFDASELMSQIAKETRLIDDSHTLCEQIEPEVQLMADRALILQAVRAIVENSMKYTPPGGTITLACRAEGAQVHLSVADTGIGIEGKDIPYIFDRFYKADEARSRQVGGTGLGLSIVKWIVELHGGTIEVSSIPDNGTEIHILIGRQPCLPF